From Plasmodium brasilianum strain Bolivian I chromosome 7, whole genome shotgun sequence, the proteins below share one genomic window:
- a CDS encoding ATP synthase-associated protein, with protein MNTFNFFKRCWSNVFRKNALQIKSRKFVSTRKAVGGGGVGTMLLISPVLFEQKNKEEENSPKSEYIFMAGKSIDFLTQKIFENEFGTSILYLAFVVAYLALLVHDNKINLMVQKLKFKYSNNMFSIGHPNYKKYLHQNGNMKKD; from the coding sequence ATGAACAcatttaatttctttaagAGATGTTGGTCTAATGTATTCAGGAAAAATgcattacaaataaaaagtcGAAAGTTTGTTAGTACAAGAAAAGCTGTTGGAGGAGGGGGCGTAGGAACAATGCTTTTAATTTCACCTGTTTTatttgaacaaaaaaataaagaagaagaaaattctCCGAaaagtgaatatatatttatggcAGGAAAGAGTATCGACTTTttaacacaaaaaatatttgaaaatgaGTTTGGAACgtctatattatatttagcATTTGTTGTTGCATATTTAGCATTACTTGTTCAtgacaataaaataaatttaatggTTCAGAAATTGAAATTCAAATATTCCAATAATATGTTTTCTATTGGTCATCCTAATTATAAGAAGTATTTGCATCAAAATGGTAACATGAAAAAGGATTAA